AGGCCCTCGCGCAGATCGCGCCCGAAGCTCACATCGCGGCGCGGCGCCACGGTTTCGTGCACCGGCAGGCCGCGCAGGATGGCGGCCGAGCTCAGCAGGGCCAGCGCATCCAGCAGCAGAGCCAGCGGTGCCCCCACCAGCTTGATCAGCAGACCCGCCAGGCCCGGGCCCATCACCTCGGCGCCCGAGCTGGCCAGCGCATTGCGGGCATGGGCCTGCACCAGCTTGTCGCGTGGCACCACCTGCATCAGCACGATCTGCGACGCGCTGCCGGCGCTGGCATTGACCGCCCCGATCAAGAACGCCACCGCATACATCCACGGCATGCCCAGCCAGCCCAGCCACCAGCTGGCCGCCACGCTGGCCACCGACAGCGCCACCAGCAGCTCACCGGCCACCACCACGGGCAGCTTGCGCACGCGGTCCAGCCACACGCCGGCCGGCAGCGACAGCAGCGCGAACGGCAGCGTCTCCATCGCGATCAGCCAGCCCATCTGGGTGGGGCTGGCCTGCAGCAGCAGCGCTGCCGTCAAGGGCAGCGCCAGCAGCGTGACCTGCTGCCCCAGCGACGCGATCAGCACCGAGCCGAACAGGCGGCGGTAGACCGGATCGCGCAGCACATCATCCGGCGCCAGACGCAGGCGCTCGCGCCAGACCGTGTGCCGCGGCCCGCTTGGTGTTCGTATGGTCAAACTCGCCCCCCTCAAGTGCCCGCCGGCCCTTGTGAGGCGGCCAGGCCATCGGGCGATTGTGCGGGCTGTGCCGGGGGCAGCGCCCCGCCGCATCCCCCCGTCGGCGGGGGAAACCGCTCAGCTGCGGTAGTCGGCGTTGATGCTGACGTAATCGTGCGAGAGGTCACAGGTCCACACCGTGGTGCAGGCCGCACCACGGTGCAGCACCACCCGCACCGTGATCTCGCTCTGCTTCATCACGCGCTGACCATCGGCCTCACGGTAGTCAGGGTGGCGGCCGCCCTGGCGGGCCACATGCACATCGTCGAGGTACAGGTCGATCAGCGTCTGGTCGAGGTCGTCGATGCCGGCATAGCCCACCGCCGCCAGGATGCGGCCCAGGTTCGGATCGCTGGCAAAAAACGCCGTCTTCACCAGCGGCGAGTGCGCAATCGCATAGGCCACACGGCGGCATTCGTCGTCGTCGGCACCGCCATCCACCTGCACGGTGATGAACTTGGTGGCGCCTTCACCATCGCGCACGATGGCCTGCGCCAGCTGCTGCGCCACGGCAATCACCGCCTCGCGCAGCGCCTGACCGGCCTCGGACGCCAGGCTGCTGATCGGCGCATGGCCGGCTTGGTGCGTGGCCACCAGCACCAGCGAGTCATTGGTCGACGTGTCGCCGTCGATCGTGATGCGGTTGAAGCTCAGATCGGCCGCCTCGCGCACCAGCCCTTGCAGCAACTCGGGCGAAATCACGGCATCGGTGGCCATGAAGCCCAACATGGTGGCCATGTTCGGCCGGATCATGCCGGCGCCCTTGCTGATGCCGGTGACCGTGACCGTGCGGCCGCC
This portion of the Aquabacterium sp. OR-4 genome encodes:
- a CDS encoding MFS transporter produces the protein MLRDPVYRRLFGSVLIASLGQQVTLLALPLTAALLLQASPTQMGWLIAMETLPFALLSLPAGVWLDRVRKLPVVVAGELLVALSVASVAASWWLGWLGMPWMYAVAFLIGAVNASAGSASQIVLMQVVPRDKLVQAHARNALASSGAEVMGPGLAGLLIKLVGAPLALLLDALALLSSAAILRGLPVHETVAPRRDVSFGRDLREGLRFVSGQRLLVALAAAVGVWQLCHHAAQAVQILYASRTLGLSEQAVGLCYVGLGVGTVAASTLGDRLSQRHGPGPTLVLGFAMCSAGWLLPALTPPGSAALGVAGFAGMMVLTGAGAVLVFINFLALRQAVTPEPLLGRMTTTMRWLILLPGVPGALLGGWIGEHVSLRATLACVGLTAALLALLAWRTGVIRNVRELPSTAEA
- the argJ gene encoding bifunctional glutamate N-acetyltransferase/amino-acid acetyltransferase ArgJ, which produces MPVNLQPPVAADLFPVAGVRIGVAEAGVRKAHRKDLVVFALDDGASVAGVFTRNRFCAAPVQVCREHLGTGSAIRAMVINTGNANAGTGVDGLARARRTCAALAGLMGVAPQQVLPFSTGVIMESLPVERIEAGLPMALSALQADAWALAAQGIMTTDTLPKAASRQVQIGGRTVTVTGISKGAGMIRPNMATMLGFMATDAVISPELLQGLVREAADLSFNRITIDGDTSTNDSLVLVATHQAGHAPISSLASEAGQALREAVIAVAQQLAQAIVRDGEGATKFITVQVDGGADDDECRRVAYAIAHSPLVKTAFFASDPNLGRILAAVGYAGIDDLDQTLIDLYLDDVHVARQGGRHPDYREADGQRVMKQSEITVRVVLHRGAACTTVWTCDLSHDYVSINADYRS